One part of the Quercus lobata isolate SW786 chromosome 7, ValleyOak3.0 Primary Assembly, whole genome shotgun sequence genome encodes these proteins:
- the LOC115954028 gene encoding protein PHOTOPERIOD-INDEPENDENT EARLY FLOWERING 1 isoform X1, whose translation MASKGPRCKLDHESRAKRQKALEAPKEPRRPKTHWDHVLEEMVWLSKDFESERKWKLAQARKVALRASKGMLDQATKGEKKMREEEQRLRKVALNISKDVKKFWMKIEKLVLYKHQMELDEKKKKALDKQLEFLLGQTERYSTMLAENLVDTHKPVQNPATPDRMTIKCKEVDEIDVDESPEFNFESQSNIADMDDDYDIRSEDESEDDEHTLEEDEALITEEERQEELTALHNEVDLPLEELLRRYTKGEVSRESSPEKGEDGAEPLSRESTPETDEDGVEPSIVGDDHGKGKVNDLSTVNEIDTSYSVTSVVATGRRCGGSNGDVSVLENHVLDIEMCQASDLSKDAGKSAKDHMLYDFSDEQEDGDFVLAAGEEKDDEATLSEEEELAKEDSIHPMDEIALLQKESEIPVEELLARYKKGFNDDEVTDDESDYASALSENLMDSPAHEGIQLTQQATSMDKDVETGECQSVAYSLAEGQQAGSHEKTEEERESENRIADAAAAARSAQPTGNTFSTTNVRTKFPFLVKHPLREYQHIGLDWLVTMYEKRLNGILADEMGLGKTIMTIALLAHLACEKGIWGPHLIVVPTSVMLNWETEFLKWCPAFKILTYFGSAKERKYKRQGWLKPNSFHVCITTYRLVIQDSKVFKRKKWKYLILDEAHLIKNWKSQRWQTLLNFNSKRRILLTGTPLQNDLMELWSLMHFLMPHIFQSHQEFKDWFSNPISGMVEGQEKVNKEVVDRLHNVLRPFILRRLKRDVEKQLPMKHEHVIYCRLSKRQRNLYEDFIASSETQATLASANFFGMISVIMQLRKVCNHPDLFEGRPIVSSFDMSGLDIQLSTSVCSMSSPCPFYNVDLKGLGFLFTHLDFNMNSWESDEVKAIATPSSLIKECTDLCNLEEIGPGYRHRKRLHGTNIFEDIRKAIIEERLREAKERASAIAWWNSLRCEKKPMFSTTLREILTVKHPVYDIHLQKANPLSYMYSSKLADIVLSPVERFQRMLDLVESFMFAIPAARAPPPVCWCSKSVTSVFLHPTYKQKCSEMLSPLLSPIRPAIVRRQVYFPDRRLIQFDCGKLQELAILLRKLKSEGHRALIFTQMTKMLDLLEAFINLYGYTYMRLDGSTQPEERQTLMQRFNTNPKFFLFILSTRSGGVGINLVGADTVIFYDSDWNPAMDQQAQDRCHRIGQTREVHIYRLISESTIEENILKKANQKRALDDLVIQSGGYNTEFFKKLDPMELFSGHRALPIKNLQKEKINNNGNEVSVSNADVEAALKFAEDEADYMALKKLEQEEAVENQEFTEEAIGRMEEDEYVNEDDLKVDEPVDQGGWITTANKETRVILAGNNPNEERAPAIASKEDDVDMLADVKQMAAAAAAAGQEISSFENQLRPIDRYAIRFLELWDPIIDKAAVESQARFEETEWELDRIERYKEEMEAEIDEDEEPLVYERWDADFATEAYRQQVEALAQHQLMEELECEAKEKEDAEDDKCDSMNRNEKQSDPKPKSKKKPKKAKYKSLKKGSLASELKPAKEELATDRMSIDDENISHEVVTSSENFSSVQKKRKKAETTLDYEQGKTSKKKSKKLKKTPPEICPLDLDSNLSGMQHDEPMDPKPCESVVDVEQKSTSRSRMGGKVSITTMPVKRVLMIKPEKLKKANIWSRDCVPSPDSWLPQEDAILCAMVHEYGPQWSLVSETLYGMTAGGFYRGRYRHPVHCCERFRELVQRYVLAAPDNPSNEKVSNAGSGKALLKVTEDNIRLLLDVAAEQPDRELLLQKHFTALLSSVWKVKSRVDLTPSRSSSQNGLYRSLTWKSMQEPPEKLKFTNLGESSRMLKRALLDVSLSEDTVSPSNLGRETSSVTEQLVINLEFPKELEDSMVPLPSSISLSISGADPPPSVSKASGEDHHFKASQMVAENRFRAAARACVEDSVGWVSSVFPTNDVRNRSVSKLPSLGKHKLSISDSMKPSKSRFKRSSMEHTEMPHLIAEPVLEPLPAAAPKDPDLSFDLTQPIIPDVGIDVVGSNLTDGTDMEHSMEMDSYEEVPHCYVPDLISGLDDCPLLPEYTDIG comes from the exons GAAGATGATGAACACACACTTGAGGAAGATGAGGCCCTTATAACTGAAGAAGAAAGGCAAGAAGAATTGACAGCTTTGCACAATGAAGTAGATCTTCCACTAGAGGAGCTGCTCAGACGTTATACCAAGGGGGAAG TTAGCAGAGAAAGCAGTCCAGAAAAGGGTGAAGATGGGGCTGAACCACTTAGCAGAGAAAGTACTCCAGAAACGGATGAAGATGGGGTTGAACCATCCATTGTGGGGGATGATCATGGCAAGG GCAAAGTAAATGATCTTTCAACTGTCAATGAGATTGACACAAGCTATTCAGTAACTTCAGTTGTGGCCACTGGTCGTCGCTGT GGTGGAAGTAATGGTGACGTATCTGTTTTGGAAAACCATGTATTAGATATTGAGATGTGTCAAGCTAGTGATCTGTCAAAAGATGCTGGGAAGTCTGCCAAAGATCATATGCTATATGATTTTAGTGATGAACAG GAAGATGGTGACTTTGTTCTTGCTGCTGGCGAAGAGAAG GATGATGAGGCAACCTTGTCAGAGGAGGAGGAACTGGCAAAAGAAGATTCAATCCACCCCATGGATGAG ATTGCATTACTGCAGAAGGAGAGTGAAATACCTGTAGAAGAATTGCTTGCAAGGTATAAAAAG GGCTTCAATGATGATGAAGTTACAGACGATGAATCCGACTATGCGTCTGCTTTATCAGAAAATCTCATGGATTCTCCAGCCCATGAAGGCATTCAGCTTACACAGCAAGCTACTTCTATGGACAAAGATGTTGAAACTGGTGAATGCCAGTCAGTTGCATATTCTCTGGCAGAAGGACAGCAAGCAGGATCCCATGAAAAAACAGAGGAGGAGAGGGAAAGTGAGAATAGAATTGCTGATGCAGCAGCGGCTGCAAGATCAGCACAGCCAACAGGAAACACCTTCTCCACAACCAACGTGCGTACTAAGTTCCCATTTCTTGTGAAGCATCCTCTTCGTGAGTATCAACATATCGGCTTGGATTGGCTTGTTACAATGTATGAGAAAAGACTCAATGGGATTCTAGCTGACGAAATGGGGCTTGGAAAGACGATTATGACAATCGCTCTGCTTGCACACCTGGCGTGTGAAAAGGGAATATGGGGTCCTCATCTCATTGTTGTCCCCACAAGTGTCATGCTTAATTGGGAGACTGAGTTTCTGAAATGGTGTCctgcttttaaaattttaacatattttggAAGTGCAAAAGAGCGCAAATATAAGAGGCAGGGCTGGTTGAAACCTAACTCGTTTCATGTGTGCATAACAACTTACAGATTGGTTATTCAAGATTCAAAAGTTTTCAAGCGCAAGAAGTGGAAATACTTGATTTTGGATGAAGCTCATCTGATTAAAAATTGGAAGTCACAAAGATGGCAGACTCTTTTGAACTTCAATTCAAAAAGGCGTATATTATTAACTGGGACACCGCTGCAGAATGATCTCATGGAACTTTGGTCTCTAATGCATTTTTTGATGCCCCATATCTTTCAATCTCATCAGGAGTTCAAGGACTGGTTCAGTAATCCAATATCAGGAATGGTTGAGGGACAAGAGAAAGTAAATAAAGAAGTTGTGGATCGTCTTCATAATGTTCTCCGTCCATTCATACTCCGTCGCTTGAAGCGAGATGTGGAGAAGCAGCTCCCTATGAAACACGAACATGTCATTTACTGTAGACTGTCAAAGAGGCAGCGTAACTTGTATGAAGACTTCATTGCGAGCTCGGAAACACAAGCTACTCTTGCAAGTGCCAACTTTTTTGGGATGATTAGTGTTATCATGCAACTACGCAAAGTTTGCAATCATCCAGACTTATTTGAGGGTCGTCCAATTGTTAGTTCATTTGATATGAGTGGTCTTGACATCCAATTGAGTACCTCTGTTTGTTCAATGTCTTCTCCATGCCCATTTTATAATGTAGACCTTAAGGGTTTGGGATTTTTATTTACTCATCTTGACTTTAACATGAATTCTTGGGAGAGTGATGAAGTGAAAGCCATTGCTACCCCCTCAAGTTTAATCAAGGAGTGCACTGACTTGTGTAACCTAGAAGAAATCGGACCTGGATATAGACATCGAAAAAGGTTGCATGGAACTAATATTTTTGAAGACATCCGTAAGGCAATCATAGAGGAGAGACTAAGAGAAGCAAAGGAACGGGCGTCAGCTATTGCATGGTGGAATTCCTTGAGGTGTGAGAAAAAACCCATGTTCTCTACAACACTAAGGGAAATTTTGACAGTGAAGCATCCTGTTTATGATATTCATCTTCAGAAGGCCAACCCTTTGTCCTACATGTACTCCTCGAAGCTTGCTGACATTGTCCTCTCACCAGTGGAGCGATTCCAGAGAATGTTGGACCTTGTTGAAAGTTTCATGTTTGCAATACCTGCTGCACGGGCCCCACCACCTGTTTGCTGGTGCAGTAAATCTGTGACTTCTGTGTTTCTGCACCCAACTTATAAGCAGAAATGTTCTGAAATGTTGTCACCCCTTCTATCACCTATCAGACCTGCAATTGTCCGGAGGCAAGTATATTTCCCAGACAGGCGACTTATACAGTTCGACTGTGGGAAATTGCAGGAGCTTGCAATATTGCTCAGGAAATTAAAATCAGAAGGTCATCGAGCGTTAATATTCACCCAGATGACAAAGATGCTTGATCTCTTGGAGGCTTTCATTAATTTGTATGGTTATACTTACATGCGTTTAGATGGATCGACTCAGCCAGAGGAAAGGCAGACCTTAATGCAACGCTTTAACACAAATCCAAAGTTTTTTCTCTTCATCTTGTCAACTCGGAGTGGGGGTGTTGGTATCAACCTAGTTGGGGCAGATACAGTTATCTTTTATGATAGTGACTGGAATCCTGCTATGGATCAGCAAGCTCAGGATCGATGCCACCGGATAGGACAGACGCGTGAAGTTCATATTTATCGGCTAATCAGTGAGAGCACCATTGAAGAGAATATTTTAAAGAAAGCTAATCAGAAGCGTGCCCTTGATGATCTAGTTATACAGAGTGGAGGCTACAACACAGAATTCTTCAAAAAGCTTGATCCCATGGAACTGTTCTCAGGTCATAGAGCACTTCCAATCAAGAATTTGCAGAAGGAAAAGATTAACAACAATGGAAATGAGGTTTCTGTTTCGAATGCAGATGTGGAGGCTGCTTTGAAATTTGCAGAAGATGAAGCAGACTACATGGCATTAAAGAAACTTGAACAGGAAGAAGCTGTGGAGAACCAAGAGTTTACAGAAGAAGCCATTGGGAGGATGGAAGAGGATGAGTATGTAAATGAGGACGATCTGAAGGTTGATGAGCCTGTAGATCAGGGTGGCTGGATCACAACTGCAAATAAAGAAACTCGGGTGATTTTGGCTGGGAATAATCCTAATGAAGAGAGAGCTCCAGCTATTGCTAGCAAAGAAGATGATGTTGACATGCTGGCTGATGTCAAACAAATGGCTGCAGCAGCAGCTGCCGCTGGACAAGAAATCTCATCCTTTGAGAATCAGCTACGTCCAATAGATCGATATGCAATTCGTTTTCTGGAATTGTGGGATCCCATTATAGACAAGGCAGCAGTGGAATCTCAAGCTAGGTTTGAGGAGACAGAATGGGAACTGGACCGCATCGAGAGGTATAAGGAGGAAATGGAAGCTGAGATTGACGAAGATGAGGAACCCCTTGTATATGAGA GATGGGATGCAGATTTTGCAACTGAGGCATATCGGCAGCAAGTTGAGGCCTTAGCTCAACACCAG TTGATGGAGGAGCTGGAATGTGAAGCTAAGGAGAAGGAGGATGCAGAAGATGACAAATGTGATTCAATGAA CAGGAATGAAAAGCAAAGTGATCCGAAACCCAAGTCTAAAAAGAAGCCAAAGAAAGCCAAGTACAAATCTCTGAAGAAAGGATCTTTAGCTTCTGAATTGAAACCTGCAAAAGAAGAGCTAGCAACAGACCGAATGTCAATAGATGATGAGAATATTTCTCATGAGGTGGTCACCTCATCCGAAAATTTTTCAAGTGTGCAGAAAAAACGTAAGAAGGCTGAAACTACACTGGATTATGAACAAGGAAAAACCTCGAAAAAGAAGTCTAAGAAACTCAAGAAGACTCCCCCTGAAATATGTCCATTAGATTTAGATTCCAACCTGTCAGGCATGCAGCATGATGAACCTATGGATCCAAAACCATGTGAAAGTGTGGTTGATGTCGAGCAAAAATCAACAAGCCGGAGCAGGATGGGAGGGAAAGTATCCATTACTACCATGCCTGTAAAGAGGGTTTTAATGATAAAACCAGAGAAATTAAAGAAGGCAAACATTTGGTCAAGAGATTGTGTTCCATCTCCTGATTCTTGGTTGCCGCAGGAAGACGCAATATTATGTGCTATGGTTCATGAATATGGCCCTCAGTGGAGCTTGGTTAGTGAAACTCTGTATGGGATGACTGCTGGTGGATTTTATCGGGGAAGATATCGCCATCCTGTCCATTGTTGTGAGAGATTTAGAGAACTCGTCCAGAGATATGTCTTGGCTGCACCTGACAATCCTAGTAATGAAAAGGTCAGCAATGCAGGCTCTGGAAAGGCTCTTCTCAAAGTAACAGAG GATAACATACGCTTGCTTTTAGATGTTGCTGCTGAGCAGCCAGACAGAGAGTTACTCCTTCAGAAGCACTTTACTGCCCTCCTTTCTTCTGTCTGGAAGGTGAAGTCACGTGTTGACCTTACTCCAAGTCGTTCATCATCCCAAAATGGTCTCTATAGGTCTCTTACTTGGAAATCCATGCAAGAACCTCCAGAAAAGCTGAAATTTACTAATTTAGGAGAGAGTAGCAGGATGTTAAAACGTGCACTCTTAGATGTCTCTCTATCGGAAGACACAGTCTCCCCCTCCAATTTAGGGCGTGAAACGTCATCAGTTACCGAACAATTGGTGATAAATCTAGAATTCCCGAAAGAACTGGAAGACTCCATGGTTCCTTTGCCCTCTTCTATAAGTTTATCAATATCTGGGGCAGACCCTCCACCATCTGTAAGCAAGGCTAGTGGAGAAGATCATCATTTTAAAGCTTCCCAAATGGTGGCTGAGAACCGTTTCAG GGCTGCTGCAAGAGCTTGTGTTGAAGATAGTGTGGGATGGGTATCCTCTGTATTCCCAACCAATGATGTTAGGAATAGATCAGTATCCAAGTTACCATCTTTGGGAAAGCACAAACTCTCCATCTCTGACTCAATGAAGCCTTCTAAATCAAGGTTCAAAAGAAGTTCAATGGAGCATACCGAGATGCCCCACCTTATTGCTGAGCCAGTATTGGAACCATTACCAGCAGCTGCACCGAAGGATCCTGATTTAAGCTTTGACCTGACTCAACCTATCATACCGGATGTTGGAATTGATGTTGTGGGAAGTAATTTAACTGATGGCACAGATATGGAGCATTCTATGGAAATGGATAGTTATGAAGAAGTCCCACATTGCTATGTTCCTGACTTAATATCTGGCCTCGATGATTGTCCATTGTTGCCTGAATACACTGACATTGGGTAG